The following DNA comes from Carassius auratus strain Wakin unplaced genomic scaffold, ASM336829v1 scaf_tig00000876, whole genome shotgun sequence.
TGCTTTTATTATGATGTtagaatatttattcaaataaaaaagaacatccatcaatgtttgtttgtaaactaaaataataattataaaaaaaattaccttgAAATCTCAaaactatttatattaaatatttttaaaaaaatatgtactgtCTCAGTACAGACCATTTCAGTGatagaaataaagttttttaaagtGACATTTAAACAACCAATAGTAATAAATGTGTTGAGCAATAAATAATTTGTTGTGATGCAAGTGATATGCAGAAATAAATGTTCATAGAGCCAgacataaatcacattttttaattaataatctatTGGCCCATAATGCAAGCTTTGGAAATGTACCACAGCATTATAATATGAATTAATGGACACACTGTAAAGGTAACTAGAATAGCTCAATATTGAGACCAGGCTGTTTGAGATGAggctcttaaaaaaatattccaaatcACCGAAGCAGCATGTTTGGAGGTGTAATGTCAGAAATATCACCTGGGCATTTTGAAGCTCAGGGATTCCAAACATATCTGATAGATCGTTATAATTAATTGTGTGACTGTCTTTTTAACATTCGTGAACTATAAAGATTATATAAAGATAAGTTCTGCGTCACCCTGTCAGTTTATTTTACGATAATGACTGGCTGATTGTACAATGTCTGCTTATTGCACAGCTATTCCAGAAAGCCATGTAATAAACTAGATCAATAACTGTAAAACTAagataaaatatcaaattcaaaTTTCCTCCTCCAGATTTCCCAGCTGTCCCAACACATGAGCCTGATGAGACCTCAGAGTTCTGTGTAGGCAAACTGGACGGGTCATATGTAAACCCAGACGACCCTACGACCTTCATTCAGTGTTCTAATGGTGGGACCTATGTGATGAATTGCCCTGATGGAAATTTCTTCAATCCTGACTTGTGCTGCGACTGGCCTAAGAAATAATCAGTGCTCCACCTCGGCAAAGAAAATGTGTCGAATTTTGATGTAATACTACTCTCTTAAACATTGTataaattttttgttaaaaaattcaGTACTCTCCAACTTAACCTATTGACTGATCACATCTAAATTTTTCAATTGGCCAAATTGAATTAGTGTGAATTTAACTTTAaaagttcaactaaaaaataGATGTAATCAGTCATAGAGAGACTGCATTGATAAGCTTGTgacatttctaaacatttttaGATAAAGGTGTTTTTTTCCCCAATGTCTGAATGTTAATTAGaatgttaattataaataaataaataaataagagaaaaCACCAATCTGTTtctattaaaacaatttattaatttaaaatttaaattaaaaattcatGTAACATTCttgacatttcaaaatgattaatgcaaaacatttacactCATTTTCAGTCTCAGCACACTCCATTTAAATTACTAAGGATTcaaagtaacatttaaacaacCGATAACAATACCTTTGGGTCGAGTTACAGGTGATATGCAGAAGTAAATGTTTATATCCAGACATAATCAGTCATAATAAATCACTTCAGTCCAGCGCTATTGGCCCATAATGCAAGCTTGGAAAATGTAACACAGCACTAACTTAGACCTTAATAAAATCTGAATCAATGAAAACACTATAAAGGTAAGATACATATAATAGAGCTCAGGCTGTTTAAGATGAATCtctcagaaatgtatttataagtATTTTGAAGCAGAGTTAACTAATTCAATCATGTCCTCTGCACCCACTCACACTTTCAAATATCACAATCCCCATTTCTTCTGATTTATTTGCATACCTACAGTTTTTGAAGGGGCTCAGCTTAAGTGTAGTCGTGTTCAGCAATGCTTCAGGGTGTTTTTGGTCATGGTCAGGATTGCTTACAGTAAACTTACAGTAATTTGGCTGGGCTTACTGGCAAAACCCATTACTTAAAAGTCAGGGTGATAATAcagtttaaaaagaaatacatgCTAAATCAAAGCCTTCTAAATCTTCAGTGTTTTGAGATCCGTGTAAGTAACATCGCACCATTTACAGCTCATGCTGGCTACTGTGAGGTGGCGGCAGCTTCCTGATGTCATTATTCTGGATGAGCTGAAAGTAGAACTGCACGATCTCTTCATAGTTCTGAATGGAGATTCTCTCGTTCACACCGTGAAATCTACAGGAGGAACATTAATGTTTACTTATataaaaacatgacatttctagctggacaATATTACAAAGAGCATATCTCCTGTGTCTTACCTCTGAGGATCACCTGGTTTGAACCATGACGGAGCAAAGCGATATATATCTTGAGTGATATCCTTGTAGTGACGGCTGTCAGTGTTGCCAACACAGACACCTGTGAGAGGAAATCAGCTCAGTTAGAAGAGGCTCTTCACAAGTCAATGATGTATGTAAGAGACGGAAAGCAGAAATGCATCACTTGTCTTACCAGGAGCCACCGTTAGCTGAGGAAACATGCTCTGCACCGTTTTCTTTATGATCTGAAAGCCAAACGCCCGCTCATCATAGGAACTGATGGGCAGTGGGTCGAATCCATTGACTAGCTCTACCTTCACACGCTCATCTGACACAGTTGACTCGACTAACTCCAGAACCTAAAAGAAGACACTGAATCAAACTATGAAATAGTTCAGAGGAAAAGAGCGTTTATTAAACTATTGTAAATAGCatttgttttaaagggatagcccactaaaaaaaaaaaaagaatcattatTTACACACTAACCATCTTCAGTTAATCAGTTTTTAAATCAGAGTGATTCATGAGATACTGGTTGGTGTGAAGAAGGTGCGAAAAGCAAAAGTTAATGGATGATCTATCAGAGTTATTGGTTGAACTGAATGAGTCATTGCTGTGGCACACGGTGTGACCTCTCACCTCCTGCAGTGTTTGGGATGAGTGGATACGGAAATTAACCAAAGCTTCAGCATATGACGGGATTATGTTAATCTGTCAGAGAAGGAGAAATAATCAGATCTACCTTCACGCTGCTTTGTGAACTAACTTACAACAAAAAAGAGAGACCCACCTTTACACCCGAGTTAAACATAGTGACGGCAGTTGTGGTCCTTACAAAAGCATTTGTGTCAGGTTTTCTCTCCAACACCCTGCATATGAAAGGGATTCTCCTGAGTTTTAAAtgcttacaggtgcatctcaaaaaattggaatatcatggaaaagctctttattttttgtaatttaattttaaaaaagcaaactttcttatattctagaatcattgcacaccaactttaatatttcaagagtttttcgttttaattctgatggttataaTTTACATCTTAAAAATTAAGTATCtccaaaaatgttaatattttctcaaagatcaataaaataaaataaaaagattcacaaaacagaaatgttcaagatctccaaagcaggtttagttatgcattaaataatttgttAGGGCTCCTTTTGTATGAATTACTGCTACAGTGAGGCGAGGCATGGAGGCGAttagcctgtggcactgctgaggcgttatTGAAGTTCAGGTTGTTTTGATAGCacccttcagctcctctgtattgtttgtgagattttacttatcttcctcttcacaataccccatttATTCTCATGTCaggtggtcatccctgttgcttgtgcaccttttcctaccacaccttTTCCTTTCAGTcaactttctataaatatattttgatacagcactctgtgaacagccagccctttcagcaatgatcttctgcttaccctccttgtggaagGTGTTGATGATCGTCTTCcagacaactgtcaagtcagtagtcttcccATAATTGtagttgcatgttctaaactagcccaagaggcactcagtatttatattaaaagtgaatcaaactaatcaagctcaaaatggaatattctaattttttgagatactaaATACAGAATTTTTAATCTTCccaagtcgtaaccatcagaattaaaagaaaataaataaataaaaaatcttgaaatatttcagtttgtgtgcaatgaatctaaaatataagaaagttagcttttttaattaaattacaaaaataaattttctataatattcaaatttttggagatgcacctgtacatgatgcaattaattaataaagtgtttacttaattagttatgaaaaaaTAACTTGATTAAAATGTTTGAATGCAGTTAATGTGCTAGCCCTGCCCCCAGACCTGTAATATCATCTTATTCAATAAAGTCCTATACAGTTGAGTGCTGACAAATATGACCCCATAAATGCAGTTatgccctaaaattcaagatatttggGCAAAATTGCTCCTGATGAAGTAGGGTTCATGAGCACAGCACTTCTTTGTTTACAGTCGTTACTGGAGTTACCCCTATATTTTTGACGTTCCAAAAGCGCCTGCTACTGACAGAGAATCAATCTGGATTTTTAATAAGCCTGTCTGCAGTTTCCCCCATCCGCCCATATAACCCtgttttaaatatcataatttatacttttgactcgtctcttttctttaaaaaaaaaaaaaatgatttaatgactGAAATATGAGGTTTTccttttagatatatttttttgtttttgtgaaaacctgtatCTCAACTGTAATTAAACcagtttttcacagtctttttacagtttaatgttACCATAGGCACTGCCCTACCCTGTTCAtatggtatttatttttattttaaaattaatttttgcaGATCttataaaaggtcttaaaaacAGAGGGCTCTTAAAACttgttatattttacagtttgtcaGTTGATATAATTGTTACAGCATAATTACAATATAACTGTTAGTTGTTTGTTAATTGATTTTGTAGGcttgtcacttttgagcaatttaatgtatccttgctaaagtaaattattaatttctgtcaCTAATCAGTGCTATGAATTATTATCATATGGGTACAAGCCAGACTCAGGGCTTTAAATCCTGACTTGTATAACAAGCTTTTCGTTTAAAAAGGGGTGGGATGTGATGACAGTCATTtagagaggaggaaaaaaaacataacctttattaaattgtctttggAGGTCAGAAAAGTTTTCAATGCAGGAAAAATCCTGTATATAAAACACTTTGATATGACATTACTCACTACATTAAGGTAACCAATATGAGCTACCTGCTGAGTAGCGGAGAGAAGAGCCACAGATTAGACATGATGAATTTGAGAGGCAAACCaaactacaaaagaaaataagagaaatgcttttcacatatataaaataaaggacAGTATTTCATGGCCTGCAAAATCTTGTAGCATTTTACCTTATGTGCCAGGTGTTCAAACATACCACGCTCAGGACCATATCCAAACAGCCTGGGCATTGGATTTTCCTCCAATCTGGGAAAAGATATTACCGTAATTGATAACATTACATAcaataaatcttaatttaaataCATGTAGCTTGGTCTAATACTACTGTCATGCAGCTGGTTTGAGAATAACTTGGATCCAtctttaatcttttttaattgttttactattcaaaaatagataaaaaaatagaTGTTTCTGCTTGCCTTTTGACTGCTGAAGCCAAGATGCCGATGCTGCTTTCTCTGGGAGGCATGGACGAATGTCCTGGAGCGCTGCTGACACTCAGCTTCACTGTGGCCTGACCTTTCTCACTGATACCTAttctacaaaaacacacacacagggcaaaaATTACACACTAATACAATTACTAAATGACTCTGCTAGTAGAACCACTCAGAATAACAGTCTCACAGGGCAGCAGGTCCATCCAGGCCACTTATGACACCATCCAGCACTGCCAGGCCTTCATCTAAAACATACTGGAGCTTCACCCCACGACTCTTCAGGAGCTTCACGATATTGACTGCCCCATGTAAACCATTCACCTGACAAAACCATAGAAATAagttcatataaatacatattctaAACCACAGTTAGTCAATTAACTTGAGACAGACCTCCTCATCGTGCCCCAAGCCAATGTAGAAGCTTCTCCGAGGAGTGTAACCTCGTTCCAGCAGGTATTCCAACGCCTGAAGGATCCCCTTCAAAACACAAATCACTACAGTTAGCATCAGGTTGAACTGAACAGATGTGAAGACGATGCAGTGCTGATTTACTGTACCATCACAGACTGTTTATTGTCGATGGTTCCTCGTCCATAAATGAAGCCATTGATCTCTTGAGCAGAGAAAGGAGGAGCATCCCACCCATCTGCCTCATCGGCCGGCACTACATCAATGTGTGCCAGCAGCATGTAGGGCTCCAGATCAGCCTCGCTTCCCGATACAGTCAACAGGTGGCTGTAGCTTCCCACCATCTCATGCTGGACCACACTGGATGAGAAGACCTTTGGGAAGACTGAGAAAGAAAAGATTCTTAAATAACACTCAATAcaagaaaaggttttttttatttatatatttttaacaattaatatttataaacaatgtCAAAAGAACTGCTTTACCTTTAGAAAATACTTTTCGTTTTATATATAGTTTGTGGTTTTTGTTATCCTGTTACCAAATTAGTAAAAGTTGAATGCCTTGaattaggctatatattacaaTGTTTTCAAGCAATAAACATTGAACATAAAAATTAacttgttttaattatataatgctaataaataaacatatgtaatatatttacagtaaattaaatgatcacataATAATGATGCTCTAGGTTAATAAGTACTAAGGAAATGCAAGTAATAGGGTTGCAGATTTAGcctaaattatacttttttacaATTTGAGAAATCTTAATATgagttttttatgctttttatgctGCAGAAAAGGTTCACATTATGTCACTTCATGTgcacaattttataaaatgtctaattttattattttttttattgtattttttgtagtGGGGGAGATCAATTGGTAACAGGATTGAACTCAAAATATACGAATCAGCTAAATATGTTTTTGGTAATTAAAatgagttatattttatttatattataagtaTTGAGGCATGGTGTCTCACCCTTCCTCAGCAGCGCGTCAAACTCACGCAGCGCGCTCGTGTTCACATTTGTCTCAGTGAATGACACAGTGGGAATCTGGATGGCCGCTATAAAAGAGACGAAAACAAcacattacaatatttttaatatctaCAGCAGCAATCTGCTCATGTTGACAGCACATCCTTTATCTCCGTCAACTGTATGCGTTTTCCAGAGCCATCTATTCATGTCACGTGATGAGCTACTGGTTTAGCAATCTGCACAGAGAGGTGTTCTTCGTAGTATTTATTCGTTGTATGTTACCTTTGAAATGTGCCAGCTGGTTCTTTCTCTGTTGTGGACTTAAATGAAGAGAAATGGCTGTTGTATTTTCCCATTTTCCCAACAGAAGCCCCTCGTCCGCGTCAAATGTAAACGTCCTAACTGTGGCAACAAGGAACAAAACTGTAATCAAAAATATGACACTAAACAGCAGCACTTTGAGAAACTTAAATAATTTCCACTCAGCGTTTTGGCCTGTCATGTTTCAGGAAGTGCAAAATACAGTCATTTCATGGCCAgagttcatgtttatttaataCCTCACCGATAACACAGTAACGCCATCTGCTGATGTGGATTGCAggcgcatgtaaaaaaaataaataaataaatatatatatatatatatatatatatatatatatatatacatagtgcgaactacgggggagctagggggagctcggctccccttaataagacatgggctcccctgaaaacgagaaatctgaaattttggggggtctcaaaaaatactgacaatgtgaatatttttaagtgcaatttcagttttgtaatgtgattatgatggcaaaaatattattcattcatgcatgacggcgattaaaacctaattaacttCAATAAAGATTAAAGACGTCACAGCATCAAGGTGTGGGGGTGCTGCGCTGCAAATTCCACATGTTATATGTCATAGGTtcgtagaaaaaaaataaacgttggaggccatttatcgtgcgcaaagtccttccattatgcagttatagcatcatagctagggcaaaaagaaaacaaggtagttcaattaattttggtattattaagaaattgtgtagtgataacgcacgactgattcacctgctgcaaGCACTGGTAAACCTCAAGCCAAGCCCACTGTGAAAACGCATGAAGCTGAAGAAAACTAATCTctggaacagccagcagtggagagactggaagagccaatatacatggctgtgtgttaaggatggaagcttggggtgcatcactttgtaacgcgttgtgtcaggagggggaaaaatatggatagctcacaaagtaattaggccagacaaaactcacggaggcgattgacatttaacaacgactcgttttatttctccaatcgaactcgggcaattgtctgtcccatgttccaccgtccacagcgtaaccaaaacaaaacaaacaagattaaaacaaaatgatttccaaacagagattacctgcatacatgggggattcgagtcgcgcttgtatacattatcatacagagtgcatataccgttttacagggagcgcgcagctcttaaaggggccacatttttttccactcgttgcaacttgtaaggacgcaaaaaaccttcttctgtctgaaaaggtacctggcacgcacttgtctgaggagtggattaatgattaatgctcagaaccagtcgcgaaaaattatatataaatacagggacagcattgcacacaagatggccattgaagtggcattgactaagcaaaaggcgattctggcaaataaagtaattgaggtGAATTCTAAATTAACGGAGGAGACCGCAACATCATTCAAGGCTGTCTTcctgacctatcaatttgtgtcgataaagtataatagggcatattgtagctgttatgtatctttgtaagtcattatatgtccttttttgaggcactcgtgtcgataatgtataatagtgcatacacttgtagctgttgtaagtccttatttgaggcatgcgcatgtgcacgacctccacccccccccaaaaaaaagaagtgggctcccccaaaggacacggtatagttcgaacactgtatatatatatatatatatatatatatatatatatatatatatatatatatatatatatatatatatatatatatatatattagtgctgtcaaaattagcgcgttaacgcattcgattaatttgaaatatttaacgcgttaaaaaaaaataacgcaattaacgcggttgcagtttttttttatttccagttgtggcctatgtgtgttcaacttgcaaagaaatatggataagaccaaggaaggacttttagacggaaagtttcagtataaaactctgccggattactcttcagtctgccacaagaaacattactcttcatttagtctgccacaagaaacagcaacattaaaatcatgaactcaaatgtcattgtttaaaaaaaaaacaatgactgtaacagtgcgtaaatcagacctttctgtaacgctaacgttaataagcttaaatgaaaataacgaaataattgtgtagcggagtattttttgtacacagtgccgcgaactgtcaatcactcctgtgcgcgtgcatcactgtcctcctcgcagctgcagctgcttgcgctctctctcttcatcaagctttaaaacaaaaaggggacaaaaagatcatattgtctttgtgcataggctatagattaattagataaatgaatatctaaatttgtgccttgccgtctacggtatttagaacttagaaaaaagatgctgcagccaatgagcagccagcgggggctgcaggacgactcaacctccgcagacagtttttaatgtttatcagacaataactactgaagattttgctttagtataactcacaacgagtttcacacaccttctccggccacgttgagttgttgacacttaacagtgggaaagcgCCACaaatgcgctattcacttgtatataacttaagggtgaatgggtaatgtattttctgctctcggtgggatgaattaggaagcttgcattgtgaagggcgctctgaaaatcggcagtgcaggtaaaagattaaaacctctattaaaacagatgtccaaatgagcgtaccggtacgctacaagcacgttctgggcgcacggagaggtggcggtacgctcaagagctatatttggaagtggcggtactgagtaccagtgcaatttttttgcagtccacttagaattcaacatggaaatcatttttgttttttattggcattgattgttttgaaattcaaatggtacttacatgcctgtgtttttatttctgtaataaatatggctttcaagccaacagttaatttggaggatattgatggtttattgcaggtatgttgtttacatgagaaaatctgtgttacaagttaaacaaaaattccaataaacaatcatattttgaatttaaatagtttctttgtcttgagtttacattaattatttacattttacatttacatatccaaaaagtttcagtcttttaattgcgattaatcgcgattaatcgcgattaattttaaaaaattgtgcgattaattagttaattttttttaatcgattgacagcactaatatatatatatatatatatatatatatatatatatatatatatatatatatatacacacacaaaagtttttataaatattttgaattacgttttattatattttctttataattttaatttaagttttaataattttgttgtgtgctgtggtttttaaatatatacagtatatacacatttcatattttatttttaaataaatataaatcatatatttatttctgttttatttcagttaaaaaataaattttaaatagcttaaattaataataacaattcattaatattaaaaaatgttctacatttcaatttagaaaaaaagaaaaaaaaaacattcagttatGTTTGCCATTTGATTTGCACAATAAGAATCATCCGTAGGCCAGAGTTATAGATGGCAGGTAATACAAAATTTGTTGCAGACACTAGGAGAAAAGCAACAAGGAAGTAAATGAATAACTGTTTGTGCATGAGATTTGAGTTCCTTCTGAAAGGCTGCACTTTATATGAGACATACATATACCTCCCAGTTTCGCAGACTTGGCTTAAGGCTAGttccagactaaaatgcatgtttgagtTGTCTCGACTGAACATATCTTGCTCTGACATATCTTCGTTCTGCCTCAAGATAcacacatttaacttttttctAAGGCATTCTACACACT
Coding sequences within:
- the pm20d1.2 gene encoding N-fatty-acyl-amino acid synthase/hydrolase PM20D1.2; translation: MTGQNAEWKLFKFLKVLLFSVIFLITVLFLVATVRTFTFDADEGLLLGKWENTTAISLHLSPQQRKNQLAHFKAAIQIPTVSFTETNVNTSALREFDALLRKVFPKVFSSSVVQHEMVGSYSHLLTVSGSEADLEPYMLLAHIDVVPADEADGWDAPPFSAQEINGFIYGRGTIDNKQSVMGILQALEYLLERGYTPRRSFYIGLGHDEEVNGLHGAVNIVKLLKSRGVKLQYVLDEGLAVLDGVISGLDGPAALIGISEKGQATVKLSVSSAPGHSSMPPRESSIGILASAVKRLEENPMPRLFGYGPERGMFEHLAHKFGLPLKFIMSNLWLFSPLLSRVLERKPDTNAFVRTTTAVTMFNSGVKINIIPSYAEALVNFRIHSSQTLQEVLELVESTVSDERVKVELVNGFDPLPISSYDERAFGFQIIKKTVQSMFPQLTVAPGVCVGNTDSRHYKDITQDIYRFAPSWFKPGDPQRFHGVNERISIQNYEEIVQFYFQLIQNNDIRKLPPPHSSQHEL